Part of the Echeneis naucrates chromosome 18, fEcheNa1.1, whole genome shotgun sequence genome is shown below.
ATGACCCAACCACTGTCTCACTACTTCGTCAACTCCTCGCACAACACATACCTCACGAGTAAAAGCATAGTCACACGACACACATACCTCACATTACATCTAACTTTATCCTCCTCCTTTTGAATCTGAAAGCACGgtttcttcctgtctgtgcttCTCTTCCAGTGGGTCAGCTGGCTGGTCCATCCTCAGTGGAGATGTACAGACAGGTGCTTCTAACCGGCTGTCGCTGTATCGAGCTAGACTGCTGGAAAGGCCGACCGCAAGACGAGGAGCCCTATATCACCCATGGGTTCACCATGACCACTGAGATCCCCTTTAAGGTGGGATTGAATATGTTTTGACAGCTTGATCAGTTGACTTTTTGCTCATATGTACCATTTACTCGAAAGTTTGAAACTGTAAATGCTTCCTTTTCACTTTATATTCGTATAACGtttctacattttatttcaatgcCCACTCCGCAAATGAATAAGGTAAATTTGCTGTATAAGCTTCAAAACCTTAGCGTATTAGTGCGTTGTGGTTTGCAAATTCTTGGTACAGAAATCTTGAATGTGAAGGCAGTGACCTCAGACTGTTGGATTGAAACAAAACATACTCACCCTGTGTCACATTTAATAACTGTGCAAAAAGCtgcttttaatgtaattatataATTCAGTTATCACCACTTATGAATCaggaaatgttcattttaatgagagAGTTTTTAACAGCTTCATTCTTTTTGCAGGAGGTGATTGAAGCAATAGCAGAGAGCGCATTCAAGACCTCCCCGTACCCTGTCATCCTTTCCTTTGAAAACCACGTAGATTCGTGAGTCATGTCAGAAAGTATTAGAGTGCTGGACACTAAATGGATTCAGATCAACTAATTTGTTCCAGatgcttgtgtgttttggtttgttcattaagtctttttcacacGTGCTGTTAAAACGGCGTGGTTCACTGTGCAAGGCGTCTCATTACAGCAAAGTAAATCCCTTGTGTCTCTTTTGCTGTCAGGGCCAAGCAGCAGGCCAAGATGGCAGAGTACTGCAGGACCATCTTTGGAGACACCCTGCTCATTGATCCACTGGATAAATATCCTGTAAGACAAAAACCcagaaaatatttgatgtatttgtatataaaaaaacactgtctgtttttattcagcaaaATGCACTTTGAGATTTTAAGTGGCAAAGGATTAACTACTATACAGCCATAGTCAGAGAGTTAATGAAGTTACCAACATCAAATATGATCCAACAATGTGTGATATCCAGCTCAGCTCATAATGTTGATTCATTCGTAGCAAAACACAATTTGACATACACCTCAGAAAGATTTATATAAACAGGAGATCTGAGAAGAGTTGCTGCTCATCTTGCTTCCTAATCAAGCTCTACTTTGTTTATTTAACGTTTTCTCACAATCTTGATATTCTTGATTATGTTAATGACTGTATCTACTGTATCTTTTACCCGGCTTTAGCTGGTCCCAGGCCAGCCGCTCCCATCACCTCAGGAAATGCTTCGGAAGATTCtcataaaaaacaagaagaagcaCCACCACCAACGGCCTTCGAGTGGAGGCAGCATACGACGGCGAGAGCTTGAGCAGCAGTCGTCACCCAACAATggtaggcacacacacacacacacacacacacacagacacaggtagTAAATAGAGCTTTCCTATAGTTCCACCTGTCTGGTTATGATAACTAGAGAAACCAACTTCTGTTCACAGATATGCAAATGTGCATTGTTTTGGCTACTACCCATTAACTTTGTTTGTTGTAGACTGTCCTTTGTCAGACAGCGAGGGGAGCCGGCTCCTGTCAAACGGGGAGGAGAAGCTGGCTGAGAGGATGATCAAAGACTCAGAACCTCGCAAATCCCTTGGTGGGTTGAAGAAGACTGTACTTGGTGGTTTAGAGAGGCTGCATGTGggcagctgattttattttttatcttttctgttttcatctgtctaGGAGGTGAGGGAGAAagcgaggaggaagaggaggatgaacaAGCAACAGAACTGAAAAAGCCAAATTCTGATGAGGTAAGAAGAATCAGGAGCACCACTGATGGAGTGTTTCATTTATTGACGGGCTCATTGATGGATCATAGCATATGCTTCATTTAGGGTACAGCCAGCAGTGAGGTGAACGCCACAGAGGAGATGTCAACTCTAGTCAACTACATAGAACCTGTCAAATTCAAGAGTTTTGAGGTGGCCAccagtaagtgtgtgtgtgggagtgatAAAGAAAGGAACAAAGTCCTTAATGCCTCATTAGGTCTAAATGTCTCTGCTGTGTAGCTCATTAGTCTTACAGGTTGCCTGCATGGACTCATTTACGGCTAATAATCAGTCTTGTTGCACATAAAAGATCTCAATCAATTCCTGCATCTGTGTCCATCTTGCCTTTCTTCCTCATGTTCCATTATTCTCTTctattccttttttcttttttttttcttcatttcactcaTTTCCTGTCCACCAGAGAGGAAGAAGTTCTTTGAGATGTCGTCATTTGTGGAAACCAAAGGCATGGACATACTGAAGGGCTCGCCTATCGAATTTGTTGAGTATCCTTGGGAGAACTTGAGCTTCTTTTAAGGGGTACAGGACAATGTAAATGGATGGTCAGTGCGCAGACTGGTGGCTGAGAACAAGTTTTCACATCTGAAATAGGCGTTGCACATTCCCAACCTCTGTCCCacaaaaaaagtggaaaagtgaCATTGTTTGAAATAGTGTGTGAAATAAATGGTGTGGgcacacattttacacactgCATCTATATGTAGGATTATTCCTTAATAGAAACTCCCTCAGGTACAATAAGAACCAGCTGAGCCGAATCTATCCTAAAGGAACAAGGGTGGACAGCTCCAATTATATGCCTCAGCTCTTCTGGAACGTCGGCTGCCAGATGGCGGCGCTTAACTTTCAGTCTCTTGGTAAGTCCAGTTAGTTTTTCCTCAGACAACAATGACCTAGATGAGCAAAGCAGTTAGATATACAGAAGAGCTTTAAAAGTCCACCAGAcctttatgtgtttgtgctaaGTATAAATATTCCAATGGATTATGGATTAAACTCCAAGAAGCACGTATAAAGTCTTTAAAATGAAGAGTCTGCGTCTGTAAAGCGGGCAAATGCTGTTGTGAATACTGATGATATACAGTCTCAGCCTTGTAACATGCAGAGGCCAAGTTAAAGCTTCTTAACTCATCTCTGTCTCTATAACTGTCTGTTTCTCACCCTTTTCTACCTCACTGTCATCCCTcattctctccccctctctctctcagacctACCTATGCAGCTAAACATGGGGGTGTTTGAGTATAACGGCCAAAGTGGCTACCTGCTGAAACCAGAGTTCATGAGAAGGACAGACAAACACTTTGACCCTTTTACGGAGAACATAGTGGATGGGATAGTTGCCAACACGGTGAAAATCAGGGTGagaacaaagtgtgtgtgtgtgtctgagtaaCTGTGTTTATCCTTTGGAAGTTCCCATAGTAAACCTATATAATGTAATCCCACCAGGTGGTCTCAGGCCAGTTTCTGACAGACAAAAAGGTGGGCACATATGTGGAGGTGGACATGTTTGGACTTCCTGCTGACACAAAGAGGAAATTCAGAACCAAAACATCTAATGGGAACTCACTGGACCCTATATGGGATGACGAACCATGCATCTTTAATAAGGTGACTCATGCGCACATGCCACGTGTAAACTCACTATGTCACATCGCTGTTGGAAATTTGGTGTGAACGTCACAACCATCTCTCCAGGTGGTCCTTCCTACCCTGGCCTCTCTGAGGATAGCAGTGTTTGAAGAAAACGGCAAGTTCATTGGACACCGCATCCTCCCCGTGTCAGCCATTAGACCTggtcagtacacacacacacagagccattAACACAATCACAATTTTAAGAATTTATAGAGATCAAGTTGTTTTCCTGGTAGAGAAACAAACCACTCAGCCGAAACCTCCCTTCTCTGATCTGCGGCTGCATTTTCTGCTGCCCAGCACCACTCTGCTGTCGTCATTTATGTATTCCTTGCTTCCAGGCTACCACTACATCAACCTGAAGAATGAGCTGAACCAGCCCTTGCTCCTGCCCTCCCTGCTGGTTTACACCGAGGCTAAGGACTACATCCCTAATGAGCACCAGGGTAAGAACACCACATTTACAACATCGCTCTGCAGCTTTACACCAAGCAACAGCTCAAGTTGCTCTACTGTGTTGGTAAACAGGTGAAATAATTACCCAATGAGCTAAATTGCTAGTGACTTTTTATgcattaatacatttatttgcttCTTTAAGGTAGTTAGATCAGAAAATCAAATCATGTCTGAATGGTTATTGTGAAAGTTAGCTTAGCATATACACTGGAAACTGCATCAAGGACAGTATTCAGATGTCCCTGATGTCCCTGATGTCCTGAGTCCTAAATGTCACGTCACTGTCACTTTGTGATGTTAAAGCTGAAGTCTTGATTTCTTTGCTCACAGAGTACGCGGAGGCTCTGACCAACCCCATTAAGCACATCAGTTGGTTGCACAAGAGGGAGACACAGCTGGCTGTTCTCCTGGAGGACAACAGTGAGGTCAGACACAATTTCCGTTGAAACACGACAGCAACCGAAACATAGACACAAACATTTCCCGCAATTTTTAAATATCTATACTCCGCTGAGTCTTTTGTGATttactgtgtgtatatgtgtgcgcTTCAGTCCCAGCATGTCACCAACCAGCCCAAAACtggagagagcaagaaagagtgTGAAACCATTCTGGGGATTCAACATCTCTCCCCCTTCCACAGTCCGACCCCTTTCTCATTGGATGAGCCCAGTGACATCATGAAGTTTCCTGCACCAGGTAATGACCCCTGTAACGAATCATATTTATATGTCAGGTGTGTAAAGACTTAACGAATACCAAGACCTGTCATTTATCTGCATTCATCTAGTATTTCCACACCATTGTGTGTCATATTCTCTCCCAAAATGTGTAGCAAGAGgaggatttagttttttatgacatttgtttgttgttgttgttgttttttttttttccaatcattCATTTCATGCACACTGTTCATGTGCTTCTGCTCCtatatttccttttctgtgtgtctgtatctgtgtgtcatgcgtgtgtgtgcatgtgtctgtgtagtACAAAATCAGAAGGAGGACCTCATAGCTACTGTCCTCACAGGTAAGCTCATCTTAGCACATTCTTTTCCTACCAGAAATCACCAAAGTCACATGTTGCTCTGCATGCTGAAATTTTCAAAGGCCATTTTTAAGTTGGACAAGCCCAAGGTGAAGTAAGAATCTCTGCCGGAGAGTTGCtatatttttgtctctttgtgtgtttctgttcctcaGATGTGCAGGTCCAATCTATAGAGGaactgaagcagcagaaggGCTATTTGAAGCTGCTGAAGAAACAGAGCAAAGAACTGAAAGAGATGCGCAAGAAACACCTCAAAAaggtacagacacacagcctGATGTCAAACAAAGTGGAAGCGCTGACACTTGCAGCcatatgtgtgtaaatgttggTGTACCGTTTTGCATTGATGCTGTGAAAGTGTCAGTTttacatgcagaaaaaaaaaatttccataTCTGTGTGTAAAAACAGGTCTGGCATCTAAGTAAGGAACAGAAGAACCGAAGTAGTCAGCTTCAATCTGACACCCAAAGGAGACGCAGTCAGATGGAGAAAAATCTCAAACGTAGCATCAAGAAAAAGTAAGAATGGATGTATAAATGTGTTGCAAggatggaatgaaaaaaaaaaaaaaaaaagaaatcctcatGAATACAAATACATGTGGAgtataaaaatggaaaacatttgcaggatgatggtgatgatggatTTTGGGGTAAGGTCCAGTGGAAAAtgtgagggaaaagaaaaagctgaaggcaaaacagaaacagcactcTTTGAAATGCGTAATTACGCGTGTCATTCTGTGTgaccttgtgtgtgtctttgtgtacaTGCCCAGTGAGCCCCCGGAGCTGGTGCAGCGCGAGCTGACAGCATTGGATCAGGAGCTTGAGAAGCAGACAGTGCAGCTGAGGGAATGGCAGatgcaggagctgctgaaactgCGGCAAGAGCTTCACTCACTGGAGAGAGGGAAACAACAAGTGCACCTACTAGAGGTACACACAATACATCACACACCGAGTTTATCTGTAACTGACCTCTAAGATACTTTCGATGACAGGTTGTTGTTgcctgtgctgtgtttttagGCCTTCCAGAAGTTAAAGGAGACGGCCAAAGAATGTCAAGCAGCCCAGCTGAAGAAGCTCAGGGAAGTGTGTGAGAAGTAAGTGCATCTGTCTCAAACCAAAATGCCTTGACAGGAGGAACTTGGACCCCAAAGTCGCTGCCACAGTCACATTTGCTTTAGTTGCTGTTATTAGTTTtctattgatttttaaatggcttctgtcccttttttttttttttttttccttacaccATCTGGCTTTCCCCGATGTTGGATGCAAGAGCTATTAGCTTATTAGcatctaaaaatacaaaatgtgttcCCAAATCTCCACATCTCTTCTTTGTGCCTGTGTCTGCAGGGAGAAAAAAGAGCTCCAGAAGATCCTGGACAGGAAGCGGCAAAACAGCATTATCGAGGCGAAGAGCCGCGACAAAGACAAGGCTGAAACGTAAGAAACTTGTCATGCTTATTGCTGAAAAGTCGTTGTTGGATGACGTTggatgtttatatatatatatatatatatatatatatatatatatatatatatatatatgtatataaaaatttaatatttttgcttcactctttctctccttgtctctgtctcactctgtaGGGAGCTGAATGAAATCAACAGGAAACATATTCAAGATTCTGTTGCTTTAATCCGCGGGGTAAGTGccaatatgcacacacacacacacacacacacacacacacacacacacacacagacgcttATCAGCAGCAGTCCTTGAGAATTATATCCACTTTTTAGGACACCATTCTGCTATTGTCATCAACTTCATTCAACATACAGCTGCGCTCCCCTCTCTTGCTTATCTTTTTGCTTTCTAATCGATCTTTGTCATCCTtcaattttccatttaaaatctCCCTCCCTACATACACACCTGTTGTCCCTTATCAACCACCCACTTCTACTCCCCTGTATTCCTTCTCCCCTTAAATTTCCCCCAAATTTTCTCCACACTCTTCCCTCCTTCCtaattctccctctctcctctcaccacagctggaggaggctcagagcaggaggcaggagaAACTGATGGTAAGGCAGCGGGAGGTGCTGCAGCACATAGACGAGGAACTTCCAACGGTGAGGCGGCACACACTGACTGACGCACAGACAAAAACCATTTAGGGCAGAAgcagttttgtttctctccagtttctcctaaagcaaaacacaacactgatgcACTGAATGATGTCTGTCACACAGGAACATTAGAGCCACATCAAGCTAAGGCTAACTGACGACACGTTTGGGGAATATTGATCATTTTCCTGTTGTGCCAGATGACTATATGCCATAAATTTGGTTTCCCATGTGCTTCCTGTCCAGCTGCAGTCTCAGTTGGAGAGGGAACTGGAGGAGGAATATCAGCGACTACCAGATGAGATCTGCCAGCACCTGCAGTTG
Proteins encoded:
- the plcb3 gene encoding 1-phosphatidylinositol 4,5-bisphosphate phosphodiesterase beta-3, yielding MAGAKPGVHALQLKPVSVHEALKKGGKFIKWDEEPSSGPPTLVTLKVDPDGFFLYWTGGASLEVETLDISNIRDTRTGKYAKQPKDPKLREVLGIGLTDNVEKKLLTVVYGNDLVNISFLNFQALQEDTAKVWTDELFTLATNILSQNASRNTFLQKAYTKLKLQVNQEGRIHLKNFHKMFSDKKRVETALEQCGLLNANRIEGIKPDEFTWDAFQKFLDSLCPRIEIHTIFEECGSKRKPFISLDMLMDFINQKQRDSRLNEVLYPPLKREHVRQIMEKYETNASQLERDQISLQAFSRYLGGEENGIVPPERLDVIDDMTQPLSHYFVNSSHNTYLTMGQLAGPSSVEMYRQVLLTGCRCIELDCWKGRPQDEEPYITHGFTMTTEIPFKEVIEAIAESAFKTSPYPVILSFENHVDSAKQQAKMAEYCRTIFGDTLLIDPLDKYPLVPGQPLPSPQEMLRKILIKNKKKHHHQRPSSGGSIRRRELEQQSSPNNDCPLSDSEGSRLLSNGEEKLAERMIKDSEPRKSLGGEGESEEEEEDEQATELKKPNSDEGTASSEVNATEEMSTLVNYIEPVKFKSFEVATKRKKFFEMSSFVETKGMDILKGSPIEFVEYNKNQLSRIYPKGTRVDSSNYMPQLFWNVGCQMAALNFQSLDLPMQLNMGVFEYNGQSGYLLKPEFMRRTDKHFDPFTENIVDGIVANTVKIRVVSGQFLTDKKVGTYVEVDMFGLPADTKRKFRTKTSNGNSLDPIWDDEPCIFNKVVLPTLASLRIAVFEENGKFIGHRILPVSAIRPGYHYINLKNELNQPLLLPSLLVYTEAKDYIPNEHQEYAEALTNPIKHISWLHKRETQLAVLLEDNSESQHVTNQPKTGESKKECETILGIQHLSPFHSPTPFSLDEPSDIMKFPAPVQNQKEDLIATVLTDVQVQSIEELKQQKGYLKLLKKQSKELKEMRKKHLKKVWHLSKEQKNRSSQLQSDTQRRRSQMEKNLKRSIKKNEPPELVQRELTALDQELEKQTVQLREWQMQELLKLRQELHSLERGKQQVHLLEAFQKLKETAKECQAAQLKKLREVCEKEKKELQKILDRKRQNSIIEAKSRDKDKAETELNEINRKHIQDSVALIRGLEEAQSRRQEKLMVRQREVLQHIDEELPTLQSQLERELEEEYQRLPDEICQHLQLELQNKGLRTDALFSPFCNHSSSSPSSGSGPPSNCSTPSYPSTPNRSTWNRSMDNSIASLADSTSSSTTPVLSEAEMSFS